GCCCCCATTTCTCCCCCTCTTACCCCTAGCCCCCATTTCTCCCCCTCTCTTACTCCTAGTCCCCATTTCTCCCCCTCTCTTACTCCTAGTCCCCATTTCTCCTCCTCTTACTCCTGGCCCCCATTTCTCTCCCTCTCTTACCCCCCATTTCCCCCCTCTCTTACCTCCCATTTCCCCCCTCTCTTACCCCCCATTTCCCCCTCTCTTACCTCTAGCCCCCATTTCCCCCCCTCTCTTACCCCCCATTTCCCCCTCTCTTACCTCTAGCCCCCATTTCCCCCCTCTCTTACCTCCCATTTCCCCCCTCTCTTACCCCCCATTTCCCCCTCTCTTACCTCTAGCCATTTCCCCCCCTCTCTTACCCCCCATTTGCCCCCCCTCTCTTACCCCTAGCCCCCATTTCCCCCCTCTCTTACCCCACATTTCCCCCCTCTCTTACCCCGCATTTGCCCCCCTCTATTACCCCTAGCCCCCATTTCTCCGCCTCTCTTACCCCTAGCCCCTCATTTCTCTGCCTCTCTTTCCCCTAGCCCCTATTTCTCCCCCTCTCTTACTCCTAGTCCCCATTTCTCCTCCTCTTACCCCTAGCCCCCATTTCTCTCCCTCTCTTACCCCCCATTTCCCCCCTCTCTTACCCCCCATTTCCCCCCTCTCTTACCTCCCATTTCCCCCCTCTCTTACCCCCCATTTCCCCCCTCTCTTACCTCTAGCCCCCATTTCCCCCCTCTCTTACGCCGCATTTGCCCCCCTCTATTACCCCTAGCCCCCATTTCTCTGCCTCTCTTACCCCTAGCCCCCCATTTCTCCCTCTCTCTTACTCCTAGCCCCCATTTCTCCTCCTCTTACTCCTAGCCCCCATTCCTCTCCCTCTCTTACCCCCCATTCCCACCCTCTCTTATCCCCCATTTCCCCCCTCTCTTACCCCCCCATTTCCCCCCTCTCTTACCCCCCATTTCCCCCCCTCTCTTACCCCCCATTTCCCCCTCTCTTACCCCTAGCCCCCATTTCCCCCCTCTCTTACCCCCCATTTCCCCCTCTCTTACCCCTAGCCCCCATTTCCCCCCCACTCTTACCCCCCATTTCCCCCTCTCTTACCCCTAGCCCCCATTTCCCCCCTCTCTTACCCCCCCCATTTCCCCCCTCTCTTACCCCTAGCCCCCATTCCCCCCTCTCTTACCCCTAGCCCCCATTCCCCCCTCTCTTACCCCTAGCCCCCATTTCCCCCCTCTCTTACCTCTAGCCCCCATTTCCCCCCCCTCTTACCCCTAGCCCCCATTTCCCCCCTCTCTTACCCCTAGCCCCCATTTCTCCCCCTCTCTTACCCCCCATTTCCCCCCCTCTCTTATCCCCCATTTCCCCCCTCTCTTACCCCTATCCCCCATTTCTCCTCCTCTTACCCCTAGCCCCCATTTCTCCTCCTCTTACCCCTAGCCCCCATTTCTCCCTCTCTCTTACCCCTAGCCCCCATTTCTCCCCCTCCCCTGTTCCTTCTTCTCCTGAAGTGTTGAGAATTCACAACTTTCTGCTCAGGTTTTATTAAAAGCAGAAGAAAAAAATCATCACAACAACAAGAAGCAGCGGCGGCAGCGGCAGGGGCGGCACAATGTGAGAGATCTCCTTTTTGGGACTCCCCATCCTACATCCTGTGTCCATATATGGGCATTTACGTCACAGCAGCATCACTGGAGACTCCTGAAATGGAGAGATCCCCGGCAGCGGAAGATCAGGGGCTGCCCCTGCCGCATATATAAGGGCTGCAGGCTCAGGagcatggacacagcacagcacagcatagCCCGGGAGCATGGACCTCACCTACCCCCAGTACCCGGAGGAAGGGGAGCAGCAGCCGGCCCGAGGTAAGTCCCCAATGCAGGGGAGGCAATGCTTCATGGAAAATGCAATGGTTAATGATGGGGAACAGTGATTGAAAATGGAGCTGCAATGGTTAATGATGGGTGGATGTTTAGGGGTGCACTGATAATAATGGGGTAGAATGCTGGATGTTTAGGGGTTCACGGATAATGGAGTGTAATGCTGGATGTTTAGGGGTGCAATGATAATAATGGGGTGTAATGCTGGATGTTTAGGGGTGCAATGATAATGACGGGGTATAATGCTGGAGGTTTAGGGCGCACTAGTAATGCTGGATATTTAGGGTGCTATTGTGATGATGGGGTGTTATGCTAGATGTTTAGGGGTGCACTTGTAATGCTGGATGTTAGGGGTGCACTGATAACGGGATGTATTGCTGGATGCTTAGGGGTGCACTGGTAATGATGGGGTATAATGCTGGATATTTAGGGTGCACTAGTAATGCTGGATGTTAGGGGTGCACTGATAATGATGGGGTGTAATGCTGGATGTTTAGGGGTGCACTGATAATGATGGGGTGTAATGCTGGATGTTTAGGGGTGCACTGATAATGATGGGGTGTAATGCTGGATGATTAGGGGTGCACTGATAATGATGGGGTGTAATGCTGGATGTTTAGGGGTGCACTGATAATGATGGGGTGTAATGCTGGATGTTTAGGGGTGCACTGATAATGATGGGGTGTAATGCTGGATGTTTAGGGGTGCACTGATAATGATGGGGTGTAATGCTGGATGATTAGGGGTGCACTGATAATGATGGGGTGTAATGCTGGATGTTTAGGGGTGCACTGATAATGATGGGGTGTAATGCTGGATGTTTAGGGGTGCACTGATAATGATGGGTGTAATGCTGGATGTTTAGGGGTGCACTGATAATGATGGGGTGTAATGCTGGATGTTTAGGGGTGCACTGATAATGATGGGGTGTAATGCTGGATGATTAGGGGTGCACTGATAATGATGGGGTGTAATGCTGGATGTTTAGGGGTGCACTGATAATGATGGGGTGTAATGCTGGATGATTAGGGTGCCCTGGTTGTATGTACATTTGGATGTGTCTCCTGGTCTCACCCTAGTTCTTTTCTCCCCCTAGGTGTCTTTGGGAGCCCTTCACATGAGGACACCCCCGACTACATGTACCTGAGCAGTcagccctcccctcctctcccactGAACTATTCTGGGAGCTTCTTCATAGAGtcagcccccgagcacagcagtgaCCAGGAAGCTCTGTTCAGTATCATGTCTGGCATCCTTGGACTGTCCCCCTTCTCTGCACCTCCTCGTCTGAGCCGGCAGGAGTCGCTGTACTCGGTCCCTGATTCCATCCAGAACCACATGGACCTGTACTCCAGCCTGAACATCTCGGTGCAGCAGCAGGGCTATTCTGGGCAGCTGTACTCTGCCTTCAGCAGCACCGAGGACATCCACCAGGTGCCAAGCTCACCCAACCTGGGCACCTCCTGCTCCACACAGGGCTTTTTTGACTCTAAAGTTCTCCCCAATAAGCAAGACATGGACCTGTCCCCCATTTCCCCCACAATGGATTCCTTTGGGACTCAATGGGACTCGCAGTCCTCTCAGAACTTTGAGCAAGCTTCTTACCCCACAGAGGGCTTTCTGCCCCAAGACAATTCAGTGTTTCTTCCTTTGGAATCTAAAGTGGAGACCATGATGAGCTCGTGCTGCCAGTCACTGCCTGCTGAGGAGTCAGCCCTGTACAACATGGACTTCAGCTCTGACACTTACTCCTCAGCTCAGCCGAACTCCTATGACTTCACTGAGACCCAGATTGACCTGAAGCCTCAACTCTTACCAGATGCCAAGTACCAGCCTGTGCCAGGCCTGATGCCCCAGGAGGAGGCCCTCCAGCACCAGTCTCCTCCAATCATCTCCACTGATTTTCTGGGTCTGTCACCAACAGCCGACAACATGCATCCGACTACTCCTGGGagcctcctcccagagcctaagAGGAAATACCGGAGGAATAAGTTTCCAGCTAAATGTTTCCGCCCCAAGCCCCATGAGAAGGCCTTCTCCTGCCCGGTGGAGACTTGTATTCGGAGCTTTGCTCGGTCGGACGAGCTGAACAGACACCTGAGGATCCACACCGGGCACAAGCCCTTCCAGTGCAGGATCTGCCTGAGGAACTTCAGTCGTAGCGACCACCTGACCACACACATAAGGACCCACACCGGGGAGAAACCCTTCTCCTGCGACCTCTGCGGCAGGAGGTTTGCCCGGAGCGACGAGAAGAAGCGACATGGGAAGGTGCACCTGAAGCAGaagagcaggactgaggagaagcTCAAGAGTCTGGGCTTCTACCCCCTGGGACTGTCATACAGTGGCCTGTGAGGAGCCCGGCAATTATCCGGCCTTTACTTTACTCTATGGAGATGCTGCATATCTCCTGCCGGTAGTCGGCTACCTGGAAGGTCGTAGTCGGGCTTGTGGCTGTTCCCTGCATGGCTCCGTCCTGTGTGATCTGTGTGACCTATAACACACCTGTACAgaagtattatactgtataccccGAGCAGCACTCTGCTCAGGGAGCTGTGTATGAGGAGTTCAGCACTGGACAGCTCCGACTACAGTGAGggctgcggaggaggaggacgagcTCTGGACGAGCCGGGACCTGTCTGTACATTAATATATTGTATCATAGAAAGACTGTGTAGTAGACATTGACTGTTCCTTCTGCTGTCAGGCActtagtgtgtgagtgtatgtgtgtgtggatgATGCTGAAGTAGTCCATGGATGATGGGAGTTAATGCTGCTAGGAATGGCCTCTGAGCTTTGTACAGATCTATCTACAGGTCTATCCTATTTTTAGACTCTTGCCTGTGTTCACTTTGTATAAGACGCTGCGGTTTTTATGTCTTTTGCTGCTCACTTTTATTTATCAGTTTTGTATTGGGAAATTCCGATGAAAGTGaaaacaaaatgtttattttttcaagGAAATAAAGCTGGTTGTGATTCACCAACATCTACGTGTCCTGTGCTCTGACTGCAGGTCACTGGGGGACTGGGGGGTCCTGGTATCTATATGGGGCATCTATAGGGGAGGGGTGTGGGCCTGGGGTAATAACACCTATACTGGGGGGTCCTGGTATTTATATGGGGCATCTATAGGGGAGGGGTGTGGGCCTGGGGTAATAACACCTGGACTGGGGGTCctgatatttatatggggcatctATAGGGGAGGGGTGTGGGCCTGGGGTAATAACACCTATACTGGGAGGTCCTGATATCTATATGGGGCATCTATAGGGGAGGGGTGTGGGCCTGGGGTAATAACACCTGGACTGGGGGTCctgatatttatatggggcatctATAGGGGAGGGGTGTGGGCCTGGGGTAATAACACCTATACTGGGGGGTCctgatatttatatggggcatctATAGGGGAGGGGTGTGGGCCTGGGGTAATAACACCTGGACTGGGGGGTCctgatatttatatggggcatctATAGGGGAGGGGTGTGGGCCTGGGGTAATAACACCTGGACTGGGGGTCctgatatttatatggggcatctATAGGGGAGGGGTGTGGGCCTGGGGTAATAACACCTGGACTGGGGGGTCctgatatttatatggggcatctATAGGGGAGGGGTGTGGGCCTAGGGTAATAACACCTGGACTGGGGGTCctgatatttatatggggcatctATAGGGGAGGGGTGTGGGCCTGGGGTAATAACACCTATACTGGGGGGTCctgatatttatatggggcatctATAGGGGAGGGGTGTGGGCCTGGGGTAATAACACCTATACTGGGGGGTCCTGATATttatttggggcatctataggggAGGGGTGTGGGCCTGGGGTAATAACACCTGGACTGGGGGTCCTGGTATCTATATGGGGCATCTATAGGGGAGGGGTGTGGGCCTGGGGTAATTACACCTGGACTGGGGGTCTTGCTAGTTATATGGGGCATCTATAGGGGAGGGGTGTGGGCCTGGGGTAATTACACCTGGACTGGGGGATCTTGCTAGTTATATGGGGCATTTATAGGGGAGGGGTGTGGGCCTGGGGTAATTACACCTGGACTGGGGGTCTTGCTAGTTATATGGGGCATCTATAGGGGAGGGGTGTGGGCCTGGGGTAATTACACCTGGACTGGGGGTCTTGCTAGTTATATGGGGCATCTATAGGGGAGGGGTGTGGGCCTGGGGTAATTACACCTGGACTGGGGGTCTTGCTAGTTATATGGGGCATCTATAGGGGAGGGGTGTGGGCCTGGGGTAATTACACCTGGACTGGGGGTCTTGCTAGTTATATGGGGCATTTATAGGGGAGGGGTGTGGGCCTGGGGTAATTACACCTGGACTGGGGGTCTTGCTAGTTATATGGGGCATTTGTAGGGGAGGGGTGTGGGCGTGGGGGGGCTGTTATATGGGGCATCTATAGGTGAGCATCACCTATGTCACTATTACCTTTATTATCCTCCATTACATAACACATCATCTGTCACTACTCTCCTGATACTACTCTCCTGATACTACACAGTAATACCTCCTGTTACCACTGCTGTCAGAGCAGCGCTGCAGCCCTCTATACTTGTAGCATGATGGTGGCTGACCCCTGTAGCACCCCTTGCACTGTGAGCTGAGGACATGGGGGTCTGCGGGTTACATGATGGCACAGGCTGTGTGTGATCAGTCACTTCTCATGCAATGTGCCCCCTGCTGGGCAGGTGAATGGGTCCCGGCCACTGCTAAATAGCGGGGTCTCAGCAGGGGGTCCCCTCTGATCTACTCATCCATGGAAACACAAGAAGAAATATCACTAAACATCTAACCCTTATCCTTAGACTTGTTTTCCTACTGACTGCGGATAACGGTGTCATCCTATTACTTTATTCATGAATCAGGAGCCTCAGGATGAACAATCCTACAATAAAGATATTGGGCAGATACATGGATGAAGAGTCTGGGGGCAGGTATTAATGAGGCAGATATATAGAGGTAGGGTCTGGGGCAGGTACTAATGGGGCAGATATTTGTAGGAAGGATCTGGGGGCAGGTAGtaatggggcag
The DNA window shown above is from Engystomops pustulosus chromosome 1, aEngPut4.maternal, whole genome shotgun sequence and carries:
- the EGR4 gene encoding early growth response protein 4, whose amino-acid sequence is MDLTYPQYPEEGEQQPARGVFGSPSHEDTPDYMYLSSQPSPPLPLNYSGSFFIESAPEHSSDQEALFSIMSGILGLSPFSAPPRLSRQESLYSVPDSIQNHMDLYSSLNISVQQQGYSGQLYSAFSSTEDIHQVPSSPNLGTSCSTQGFFDSKVLPNKQDMDLSPISPTMDSFGTQWDSQSSQNFEQASYPTEGFLPQDNSVFLPLESKVETMMSSCCQSLPAEESALYNMDFSSDTYSSAQPNSYDFTETQIDLKPQLLPDAKYQPVPGLMPQEEALQHQSPPIISTDFLGLSPTADNMHPTTPGSLLPEPKRKYRRNKFPAKCFRPKPHEKAFSCPVETCIRSFARSDELNRHLRIHTGHKPFQCRICLRNFSRSDHLTTHIRTHTGEKPFSCDLCGRRFARSDEKKRHGKVHLKQKSRTEEKLKSLGFYPLGLSYSGL